A region from the Nocardioides exalbidus genome encodes:
- a CDS encoding protein adenylyltransferase SelO — protein sequence MSTPVVPLALGHHFADALPELALPWQAADVPDPQLLALNEPLAGELGLDPDWLRTPEGLGLLTGTVVPEGATPVAQAYAGHQFGGYSPRLGDGRALLLGELTDRDGQVRDLHLKGSGRTPFSRGGDGYAAVGPMLREHVISEAMHALGIPTTRSLGVVASGRAVHRETVLPGAVLARVASSHLRVGSFQYARATDDLDLLRRLADHAIARHHPGAAHAEQPHLALFEAVMAAQAELVARWMLVGFVHGVMNTDNVTISGETIDYGPCAFVDAFDPATVFSSIDTGGRYAFGNQPVVAEWNLARFAEALLPLLAEEQDDAVAIATASLGRFRTLYSAAWSRGMREKLGLPDGLADDVVAGLAGDLVELMRDNHVDHTGFFRALGRAARGDVEAARGLVLDLAAYDAWAARWLALAPDADAMDRVNPVYVPRNHLVEEALAAATGGDLGPFDRLLDAVREPYVPRPGLEAYADPAPESFAGYQTFCGT from the coding sequence GTGAGCACCCCCGTCGTCCCGCTCGCGCTGGGGCACCACTTCGCCGACGCCCTGCCCGAGCTCGCGCTCCCGTGGCAGGCCGCCGACGTCCCCGACCCGCAGCTCCTCGCCCTCAACGAGCCACTCGCCGGCGAGCTCGGCCTGGACCCCGACTGGCTGCGCACGCCCGAGGGCCTCGGCCTGCTCACCGGCACCGTGGTGCCCGAGGGCGCGACGCCGGTCGCCCAGGCCTATGCCGGCCACCAGTTCGGTGGCTACTCGCCCCGGCTCGGCGACGGCCGCGCGCTCCTGCTCGGCGAGCTCACCGACCGCGACGGGCAGGTCCGCGACCTCCACCTCAAGGGCTCGGGACGCACGCCGTTCTCGCGCGGCGGCGACGGCTACGCGGCCGTCGGGCCGATGCTGCGCGAGCACGTGATCAGCGAGGCGATGCACGCGCTGGGCATCCCGACCACCCGCTCGCTCGGCGTGGTCGCGAGCGGCCGGGCGGTGCACCGCGAGACCGTGCTCCCCGGCGCCGTCCTCGCCCGCGTCGCGAGCAGCCACCTGCGTGTCGGCTCCTTCCAGTACGCCCGCGCCACCGACGACCTCGACCTGCTGCGCCGGCTCGCCGACCACGCGATCGCGCGGCACCACCCCGGTGCCGCCCACGCCGAGCAGCCCCACCTCGCGCTCTTCGAAGCCGTGATGGCCGCGCAGGCCGAGCTGGTCGCCCGGTGGATGCTCGTGGGCTTCGTCCACGGCGTGATGAACACCGACAACGTGACGATCTCCGGCGAGACCATCGACTACGGCCCGTGCGCCTTCGTCGACGCCTTCGACCCGGCCACGGTCTTCAGCTCGATCGACACCGGCGGTCGCTACGCCTTCGGCAACCAGCCGGTCGTCGCCGAGTGGAACCTCGCCCGCTTCGCCGAGGCGCTGCTCCCGCTCCTCGCCGAGGAGCAGGACGACGCCGTCGCGATCGCCACCGCCTCCCTCGGCCGGTTCCGCACGCTCTACTCCGCCGCGTGGTCGCGCGGCATGCGCGAGAAGCTCGGCCTGCCGGACGGCCTCGCGGACGACGTCGTCGCCGGCCTGGCCGGCGACCTCGTCGAGCTGATGCGCGACAACCACGTCGACCACACGGGCTTCTTCCGCGCGCTCGGTCGCGCCGCCCGCGGCGACGTCGAGGCCGCGCGCGGGCTCGTGCTCGACCTGGCGGCGTACGACGCCTGGGCCGCGCGCTGGCTCGCGCTCGCCCCCGACGCCGACGCGATGGACCGCGTCAACCCGGTCTACGTCCCCCGCAACCACCTCGTCGAGGAGGCCCTCGCCGCCGCCACCGGTGGTGACCTCGGTCCGTTCGACCGGCTGCTCGACGCGGTCCGTGAGCCGTACGTCCCACGCCCCGGGCTGGAGGCGTACGCCGACCCCGCGCCGGAGTCGTTCGCGGGCTACCAGACCTTCTGCGGCACCTGA
- a CDS encoding peptide chain release factor 3, with protein MPDTRPRRTFAVISHPDAGKSTLTEALALHARVITEAGAVHGKGDRRATVSDWMAMEKARGISITSAALQFVYRDHVINLVDTPGHSDFSEDTYRVLSAVDSAVMLVDAGKGLEPQTLKLFKVCALRGIPVLTVINKWDRPGLSALELMDLIQEKIKLRPTPLTWPVGEAGDFRGVLDRRTGEFVKYTRTAGGATRAPERRMAPDEVEDTDSHQWQAAAEEHELLTLDEADHDQERFLAGETTPVMFASALQNFGVAQLLDLLLDIAPDPSATEGVDGSVRDTGDDFSAFVFKVQSGMNNAHRDRLAYARVVSGHFERGMVVTHAGSGRPFATKFAQSVFGRDTAAVETAEPGDIIGFVNAQSLRVGDTVYVGDAIEYPPVPSFAPEHFVTASAGDISRYKQFRRGIEQLDQEGVVQVLRSDLRGDQNPVLAAVGPMQFEVVEDRMTNEFNSPIRLSRLDYQVARRTNAEGAAALAGMRGIEVLERSDGTHMALFVDQWRAMVTARDNPEIMLEALPAGGA; from the coding sequence GTGCCCGACACCCGCCCCCGCCGTACCTTCGCCGTCATCAGCCACCCGGACGCGGGCAAGTCGACGCTGACCGAGGCGCTCGCGCTGCACGCGCGGGTGATCACCGAGGCCGGCGCCGTCCACGGCAAGGGCGACCGCCGCGCCACCGTGTCGGACTGGATGGCGATGGAGAAGGCCCGCGGCATCTCGATCACCTCGGCGGCGCTGCAGTTCGTCTACCGCGACCACGTGATCAACCTCGTCGACACCCCCGGCCACAGCGACTTCTCCGAGGACACCTACCGCGTGCTGTCGGCGGTCGACTCCGCGGTGATGCTGGTCGACGCCGGAAAGGGCCTCGAGCCGCAGACGCTCAAGCTCTTCAAGGTCTGCGCGCTCCGGGGCATCCCGGTCCTGACGGTCATCAACAAGTGGGACCGGCCGGGCCTGTCGGCGCTCGAGCTGATGGACCTGATCCAGGAGAAGATCAAGCTCCGCCCCACCCCCCTGACCTGGCCGGTCGGCGAGGCCGGCGACTTCCGCGGCGTGCTGGACCGGCGGACGGGAGAGTTCGTCAAGTACACCCGCACCGCCGGCGGCGCGACCCGCGCGCCCGAGCGACGGATGGCGCCCGACGAGGTCGAGGACACCGACTCCCACCAGTGGCAGGCCGCGGCCGAGGAGCACGAGCTGCTCACCCTCGACGAGGCCGACCACGACCAGGAGCGCTTCCTCGCCGGCGAGACGACGCCGGTCATGTTCGCCTCGGCGCTGCAGAACTTCGGTGTCGCGCAGCTGCTCGACCTGCTGCTCGACATCGCTCCCGACCCCAGCGCGACCGAGGGCGTCGACGGCTCCGTGCGCGACACCGGCGACGACTTCAGCGCCTTCGTCTTCAAGGTGCAGTCGGGCATGAACAACGCCCACCGCGACCGCCTGGCCTACGCCCGCGTCGTCTCCGGCCACTTCGAGCGCGGCATGGTCGTCACCCACGCGGGCAGCGGCCGTCCGTTCGCCACGAAGTTCGCGCAGTCGGTCTTCGGCCGCGACACCGCCGCCGTCGAGACCGCCGAGCCCGGCGACATCATCGGGTTCGTCAACGCCCAGTCGCTCCGCGTCGGCGACACGGTCTACGTCGGCGACGCGATCGAGTACCCGCCGGTCCCGAGCTTCGCGCCCGAGCACTTCGTGACCGCCAGCGCCGGCGACATCAGCCGCTACAAGCAGTTCCGCCGCGGCATCGAGCAGCTCGACCAGGAGGGCGTCGTCCAGGTCCTCCGCTCCGACCTCCGCGGCGACCAGAACCCCGTGCTCGCCGCCGTCGGACCGATGCAGTTCGAGGTCGTCGAGGACCGGATGACCAACGAGTTCAACTCCCCCATCCGGCTGTCCCGGCTCGACTACCAGGTCGCCCGCCGCACGAACGCCGAGGGCGCCGCCGCCCTGGCCGGCATGCGCGGCATCGAGGTGCTCGAGCGCAGCGACGGCACGCACATGGCGCTCTTCGTCGACCAGTGGCGCGCCATGGTGACCGCCCGCGACAACCCGGAGATCATGCTCGAGGCACTGCCCGCCGGCGGCGCCTGA
- a CDS encoding FtsX-like permease family protein yields the protein MSEEAAGALGLRAGDRVLAKDQQGRQVLVRITGTFAAADPDDEIWQVAPRVLHPVSGTAEGVPYTSAAALVSTASLPDLRYALPGDAVTHRVVFSPDASRVRWRRAASLEQSVVSLQSSAALAQGEITWDSLLPSVLQDARAQIASAQGQARVLLLGLLSAALLVLVLAAQLLVRRRSDALSTARQRGATLAGVAAELAVESILVAALGGLVGLGLTRLLAGTVGWGWSVPVLVVAAVAAPVLGARAASRGTRRVAANRSARRTAERALRVRRLALEVAVLAAAALSFVALRQRGVVGGDAATGDLTATSATTWGAVAGSLVLLRVLPLLLRGALRVTRRSSGGVAFFVAARLTVTGTRVVPVMLTVVAVAQLTFAVALAATEREGQATGSLSAVGGDARLDGPPDPVLDEVAREVGGSAGVRATAVGRVADDVRVSARGGADVVRLVVVNATDYERLLTSSELADAPQLARLRSDDTDRVPALLLGGGDGLRDEPNLRWEDATVPLEVVGTAPDVDGSLDPVLVVDSGALAAAGVVAPPTTVWAVGPGATDALEGAGRRVGEAYSLTTYRDELAERRDAALPSAMLDLSTATSLLLLALAGLGTVLAAATDAPSRAESVARLRALGLPGDALRRVLVGEVVLPVVVAGVTGLALGVGGAYAALGSLSLERLTGSPGPPAPTVPWWAALAVLVLAVCSLVVAGVEWRRARRTALARLLRT from the coding sequence GTGTCGGAGGAGGCCGCGGGCGCGCTCGGACTGCGCGCCGGCGACCGCGTGCTCGCCAAGGACCAGCAGGGGCGACAGGTCCTCGTCCGGATCACCGGGACGTTCGCCGCCGCGGACCCCGACGACGAGATCTGGCAGGTCGCGCCGCGCGTGCTGCACCCCGTCTCCGGGACGGCCGAGGGCGTCCCGTACACGTCCGCCGCCGCACTCGTCTCGACAGCGTCCCTGCCCGACCTCAGGTACGCCCTCCCGGGCGATGCGGTGACGCATCGCGTGGTCTTCTCGCCCGACGCCTCCCGGGTGAGGTGGCGCCGGGCCGCCTCGCTCGAGCAGTCGGTCGTGTCGCTCCAGTCCTCAGCAGCGCTGGCGCAGGGTGAGATCACCTGGGACAGCCTCCTGCCCTCCGTCCTGCAGGACGCACGCGCCCAGATCGCGTCCGCGCAGGGTCAGGCGCGGGTGCTCCTCCTGGGGCTCCTGTCGGCGGCCCTGCTGGTGCTCGTGCTCGCTGCACAGCTGCTCGTGCGTCGACGCTCCGACGCGCTGTCGACGGCACGCCAGCGGGGGGCCACCCTCGCCGGCGTCGCCGCCGAGCTCGCCGTCGAGTCCATCCTCGTGGCGGCGCTGGGCGGTCTGGTCGGGCTCGGCCTCACCCGGCTGCTCGCCGGGACAGTGGGCTGGGGCTGGTCGGTGCCCGTGCTGGTCGTGGCTGCCGTCGCGGCGCCCGTGCTCGGCGCCCGCGCCGCCAGCCGCGGGACCCGCCGGGTGGCCGCCAACCGGTCGGCACGCCGTACGGCGGAGCGGGCGCTGCGCGTGCGCCGGCTCGCCCTGGAGGTCGCCGTCCTGGCCGCGGCGGCGCTGTCGTTCGTCGCCCTGCGCCAGCGTGGGGTCGTCGGTGGCGACGCGGCGACGGGCGACCTGACGGCGACCAGCGCCACCACGTGGGGTGCGGTCGCGGGCTCACTGGTGCTGCTCCGCGTCCTCCCCCTGCTGCTGCGAGGAGCACTGCGGGTCACGCGTCGCTCCTCCGGCGGCGTCGCCTTCTTCGTCGCCGCACGACTCACGGTCACCGGCACGCGCGTCGTGCCCGTGATGCTCACGGTGGTCGCCGTCGCCCAGCTCACCTTCGCCGTCGCCCTGGCCGCGACCGAGCGGGAGGGCCAGGCGACCGGGTCCCTCTCGGCGGTGGGCGGTGACGCCCGGCTCGACGGCCCGCCCGACCCCGTCCTCGACGAGGTCGCTCGCGAGGTCGGTGGCAGCGCGGGTGTCCGGGCGACCGCCGTCGGCCGGGTCGCGGACGACGTCCGCGTGTCGGCCCGCGGCGGCGCCGACGTGGTGCGGCTCGTGGTCGTCAACGCGACCGACTACGAGCGGCTGCTCACCAGCAGCGAGCTCGCCGACGCGCCGCAGCTCGCACGGTTGCGGTCCGACGACACCGACCGGGTGCCGGCCCTGCTGCTCGGGGGCGGGGACGGCCTGCGCGACGAGCCGAACCTGCGCTGGGAGGACGCCACCGTCCCGCTCGAGGTGGTCGGCACGGCACCTGACGTGGACGGGTCGCTCGATCCCGTGCTGGTCGTCGACTCCGGGGCCCTCGCCGCCGCCGGCGTGGTGGCGCCACCCACCACGGTGTGGGCCGTCGGGCCCGGAGCGACCGACGCGCTCGAGGGTGCCGGCCGACGCGTGGGAGAGGCGTACTCCCTCACGACCTACCGCGACGAGCTGGCCGAGCGCCGTGACGCCGCCCTCCCGTCCGCCATGCTCGACCTGTCCACGGCGACGAGCCTGCTCCTCCTGGCGCTCGCGGGCCTGGGCACGGTGCTGGCGGCAGCCACCGACGCACCGTCCCGCGCGGAGTCGGTCGCGCGGCTGCGCGCACTCGGCCTTCCCGGTGACGCCCTGCGGCGGGTCCTGGTGGGTGAGGTCGTCCTCCCGGTCGTCGTCGCCGGGGTCACCGGACTCGCCCTGGGCGTGGGTGGTGCGTACGCCGCGCTCGGGTCGCTGTCACTGGAGCGCCTGACGGGTTCGCCTGGCCCGCCCGCGCCCACCGTCCCCTGGTGGGCCGCGCTCGCCGTGCTGGTGCTCGCTGTCTGCTCCCTCGTCGTGGCCGGCGTCGAGTGGCGACGTGCACGGCGTACGGCCCTCGCCCGGCTGCTGCGCACCTGA
- a CDS encoding FtsX-like permease family protein — protein sequence MLTLVLRRARVQRRLLAWVVVLVATACTLVGTCVLVLGATQERAFHVAVEQSEPEDVSVTAFLVDLAGDDVTAAAQEAGDVVESVLAPMRPTLETTLTSRLRRLEGADQAYLSATDDLSSRADLVSGRWPEEAASGPAEAVVPATTARLLDLDLGEEVQLGRETGLGGVDAPVTVTVVGTFQPRAGVEWERDPLGGAGFSPNYSDGLEAAPTYGPFVVTQQSFLASGSSVNGLRVTAHPVLRLADDSSLTAAVESLGEASGALSSRVGDRARITRVASELPRTLARIHSQQDSTRSTVLVVLLLGMALSLAAALLAGRLVASVRADERALLVAVGLSRRQQLGAAGVEAVLLSLAAAAIAVPAAVLVHWRLTHLADLAAAGLGQGPTVTPATVLAVLGAGVLLTGALLSATVAPDRAPDPSPRRAALARLGVDGVLLVAAVAAWWQLRSRPSSVADGPGDVTLTFAPVLCLAVLVVLGVRVVPFLLTAAARAAGRTRGLIGPLAAQQAARRPRTGTAMVLVAAAVAAAVFGLALRTTWDRSQADQAALRVGTDLALTLPAPAGLEDATAVAAAVRGQTPAPVVSPVIHRPLALGRYIGEEGSRPALVAIDATQAGALLRGRAQPGTTWADVGAGLMPAEPAASIAVPDEGSGIRLRGRGPAGAGLTVSPTAVLEDPTGFRTAISAEPVALDGASHPVDWIGTLGPGLRLVALRLDLGGTEGASPDAAAQVRVSVRVPPTGEEVADGPPWQVLALQESSPVSAKEVTVRTSGSGTVLRADLTVNLVYFQYTGADVLATAFPVPGPVPVAVSQDLVDAVGAHTGDELSAIVGDTVLALRVVSLVPSVPSAPGQVAVLADADTLSRALVDDGRLEPVVDAWWVSRPTAATTAALRSLELGDVTTRAGVATQLSQGPLRVSVPATLLALVALAVAMLLAAVGLVLGADRQRQVAGVVRLRAIGLTRREVRRLLLVEHLVFFAPLVVVSTVVGVAATLLLAPHLVRSDLGAEPVPRALVAWPWTAETLLVAGVLLGTAVMTTIHAGLLVRQSDPARLRAGDR from the coding sequence GTGCTGACCCTGGTCCTCCGTCGTGCTCGGGTGCAGCGACGGCTGCTGGCCTGGGTCGTCGTCCTGGTCGCCACCGCATGCACGCTCGTCGGCACCTGCGTGCTCGTGCTGGGAGCCACGCAGGAGCGGGCGTTCCACGTCGCCGTCGAGCAGTCCGAGCCCGAGGACGTGAGCGTGACGGCGTTCCTCGTCGACCTCGCGGGCGACGACGTCACGGCGGCGGCGCAGGAGGCCGGGGACGTGGTCGAGAGCGTCCTGGCGCCGATGCGACCCACGCTCGAGACCACCCTCACGTCCCGGCTCAGGCGGCTGGAGGGCGCGGACCAGGCCTACCTGTCGGCGACCGACGACCTCTCCTCGCGCGCCGACCTCGTCTCCGGCAGGTGGCCGGAGGAGGCAGCCTCTGGCCCGGCCGAGGCGGTGGTCCCCGCGACCACCGCGCGGCTGCTCGACCTCGACCTGGGCGAGGAGGTGCAGCTCGGCCGGGAGACCGGCCTCGGGGGCGTCGACGCACCCGTGACGGTCACGGTCGTCGGCACCTTCCAGCCCCGCGCGGGCGTCGAGTGGGAGCGCGATCCCCTGGGAGGTGCGGGCTTCTCCCCCAACTACAGCGACGGGCTGGAGGCCGCACCGACCTACGGACCCTTCGTGGTCACCCAGCAGTCCTTCCTGGCCTCGGGCTCGTCGGTCAACGGACTGCGCGTGACGGCGCATCCCGTCCTCCGGCTGGCCGACGACTCCTCGCTGACTGCCGCCGTGGAGTCGCTCGGCGAGGCCTCGGGTGCCCTGTCGTCACGGGTCGGTGACCGGGCGCGGATCACCCGGGTGGCGTCCGAGCTCCCCCGCACGCTGGCGCGGATCCACTCGCAGCAGGACAGCACCCGCTCCACCGTGCTGGTGGTCCTGCTCCTGGGCATGGCCCTCTCCCTCGCCGCGGCCCTGCTCGCGGGGCGCCTCGTCGCCTCGGTCCGTGCGGACGAGCGCGCACTCCTGGTGGCGGTGGGACTCAGCCGCCGCCAGCAGCTGGGCGCTGCGGGCGTGGAGGCAGTCCTGCTGTCGCTGGCGGCCGCCGCCATCGCCGTCCCGGCGGCGGTGCTCGTGCACTGGCGCCTCACCCACCTGGCGGACCTCGCGGCAGCCGGGTTGGGCCAGGGCCCCACCGTGACACCCGCGACGGTTCTCGCGGTGCTGGGTGCCGGCGTCCTGCTCACCGGCGCCCTCCTCTCCGCCACGGTGGCACCCGACCGCGCGCCGGACCCCTCGCCGCGACGGGCCGCACTGGCCCGGCTCGGCGTGGACGGCGTCCTGCTGGTGGCCGCGGTGGCGGCCTGGTGGCAGCTGCGGTCGCGACCCTCGTCGGTGGCGGACGGTCCCGGTGACGTCACCCTCACCTTCGCCCCGGTCCTGTGCCTCGCGGTGCTGGTCGTGCTGGGCGTCCGCGTCGTGCCGTTCCTGCTCACCGCAGCGGCGCGCGCGGCGGGCCGCACCCGGGGACTCATCGGGCCGTTGGCCGCCCAGCAGGCTGCCCGCCGTCCCCGCACCGGTACGGCGATGGTGCTGGTCGCGGCGGCCGTCGCCGCGGCGGTCTTCGGCCTCGCGCTGCGCACGACGTGGGACCGGTCGCAGGCCGACCAGGCGGCGCTCCGGGTCGGCACCGACCTCGCCCTGACCCTGCCCGCACCGGCCGGGCTCGAGGACGCCACGGCTGTCGCCGCCGCCGTCCGCGGCCAGACCCCCGCACCGGTCGTCTCCCCGGTCATCCACCGCCCCCTCGCCCTCGGGCGCTACATCGGCGAGGAGGGCTCCCGGCCCGCGCTGGTCGCGATCGACGCCACGCAGGCGGGTGCGCTGCTCCGCGGCCGTGCCCAGCCGGGCACGACCTGGGCCGACGTCGGCGCAGGACTGATGCCCGCCGAGCCCGCGGCGAGCATCGCCGTGCCGGACGAGGGCTCCGGGATCCGCCTGCGTGGCCGTGGTCCGGCGGGAGCCGGGCTGACGGTGTCCCCGACCGCTGTGCTGGAGGACCCGACCGGGTTCCGCACGGCGATCTCGGCGGAGCCCGTGGCGCTCGACGGGGCCTCGCACCCGGTCGACTGGATCGGCACCCTGGGACCCGGGCTGAGGCTGGTGGCGCTCCGGCTCGACCTCGGCGGGACGGAAGGCGCCTCGCCGGACGCTGCCGCCCAGGTCCGCGTGTCGGTCCGCGTGCCCCCCACCGGGGAGGAGGTCGCGGACGGACCGCCCTGGCAGGTGCTCGCGCTGCAGGAGTCGTCCCCGGTGAGCGCCAAGGAGGTGACGGTGCGGACCAGCGGGAGCGGCACCGTGCTGCGGGCCGACCTCACGGTCAACCTCGTCTACTTCCAGTACACCGGGGCCGACGTGCTGGCGACCGCGTTCCCGGTCCCGGGACCGGTCCCGGTCGCCGTGTCGCAGGACCTCGTGGACGCCGTCGGCGCCCACACGGGTGACGAGCTGTCCGCCATCGTCGGCGACACCGTGCTCGCCCTGCGGGTGGTCTCCCTGGTGCCGAGCGTCCCGTCGGCACCGGGACAGGTGGCCGTGCTGGCCGACGCCGACACGCTGTCGCGGGCGCTGGTGGACGACGGACGCCTCGAGCCGGTCGTCGATGCCTGGTGGGTGTCCCGGCCGACAGCCGCGACGACGGCGGCGCTGAGAAGTCTCGAGCTGGGCGACGTCACGACCCGTGCGGGGGTCGCCACGCAGCTGTCGCAGGGTCCCCTGCGGGTGTCCGTGCCGGCGACCCTGCTGGCGCTGGTGGCCCTCGCGGTGGCGATGCTCCTGGCGGCCGTCGGGCTGGTGCTCGGCGCCGATCGCCAGCGCCAGGTGGCGGGGGTCGTGAGGTTGCGCGCGATCGGTCTGACCCGCCGCGAGGTGCGGCGCCTCCTCCTCGTCGAGCACCTGGTCTTCTTCGCGCCGCTGGTCGTGGTGAGCACCGTCGTCGGCGTGGCGGCGACACTGCTCCTCGCACCGCACCTGGTCCGGTCGGACCTGGGGGCCGAGCCGGTCCCCCGCGCGCTCGTCGCGTGGCCGTGGACCGCCGAGACGCTCCTGGTCGCAGGCGTGCTGCTCGGCACCGCGGTGATGACCACGATCCACGCCGGGCTCCTGGTGCGGCAGTCCGACCCGGCGCGGCTGCGAGCGGGTGACCGGTGA
- a CDS encoding ABC transporter ATP-binding protein: protein MSIPGEHVGRHRSEQTAEQMVVVRDLARTYGSAAAPVHALRGVSFDVAPGEMVAVVGRSGSGKTTLLNMLGGLDRPDEGTVRVDGTDVTTLDEQGLSTLRRDSVSYVFQTFGLIPALTAAENVGVPLRLRRTPTAEREERVSLLLELVGLRDHALQRPAELSGGQQQRVAIARALAGSPRLLLADEPTGQLDTETGLSVMALLRAVVESEGVTAVVATHDAVLMSLADRVLVISDGRVDG, encoded by the coding sequence ATGAGCATCCCCGGCGAGCACGTGGGCAGGCACCGGAGCGAGCAGACCGCGGAGCAGATGGTCGTCGTGCGGGACCTCGCCCGCACCTACGGCAGCGCCGCCGCGCCGGTGCACGCGCTGCGTGGTGTCTCGTTCGACGTCGCCCCCGGCGAGATGGTCGCGGTCGTCGGTCGGTCGGGGTCGGGCAAGACGACCCTCCTGAACATGCTCGGCGGGCTCGACCGGCCCGACGAGGGGACCGTCCGGGTCGACGGCACCGATGTCACGACCCTCGACGAGCAGGGACTGAGCACGCTGCGCCGCGACTCGGTCTCCTACGTCTTCCAGACCTTCGGCCTCATCCCTGCCCTCACCGCCGCCGAGAACGTCGGCGTGCCCCTGCGGCTGCGTCGTACGCCCACCGCCGAGCGGGAGGAGCGGGTCTCGCTCCTGCTCGAGCTGGTCGGGCTGCGCGACCACGCGCTGCAGCGCCCGGCGGAGCTCTCCGGCGGTCAGCAGCAACGAGTCGCCATCGCCCGCGCCCTGGCCGGGTCGCCGCGCCTGCTCCTGGCCGACGAACCGACCGGCCAGCTCGACACGGAGACGGGCCTCTCCGTCATGGCGCTGCTCCGCGCCGTCGTCGAGTCCGAGGGAGTCACCGCGGTGGTCGCCACCCACGACGCGGTCCTGATGTCGCTCGCCGACCGAGTCCTCGTGATCTCGGACGGACGGGTCGACGGCTGA
- a CDS encoding ABC transporter ATP-binding protein produces MLTLPDAPRREPEFGHDALVVCDNLVRIYQSETVEVQALQGLDLLVHEGEMIALVGASGSGKSTLLNVLAGVDSPTAGRTRVAGHDLIDMTRSEQVHYRRHVVGFVRQQAARNLVPYLTAAQVVDLPMTIAGTPRARRHERTTELLELLGVSHCADRRPLEMSGGEQQRVSIAVALANEPRLLLADEPTGELDSETGAEVFAALRTANRELGATVVVVTHDAGVSEQVARTVAIRDGRTSSEVLRSHETAGTPGTAEEFAVMDRSGRVQLPREYREALNLTRRVRLALADDHVQIRSDRDEGA; encoded by the coding sequence GTGCTGACCCTTCCCGATGCACCGCGGCGCGAGCCCGAGTTCGGCCACGACGCCCTGGTGGTGTGCGACAACCTGGTCCGCATCTACCAGTCCGAGACCGTCGAGGTGCAGGCGCTCCAGGGACTCGACCTGCTCGTGCACGAGGGCGAGATGATCGCCCTCGTCGGCGCCTCGGGGTCGGGCAAGTCCACGCTGCTCAACGTGCTGGCCGGAGTCGACTCGCCCACGGCCGGTCGGACCCGCGTGGCCGGGCACGACCTCATCGACATGACGCGCAGCGAGCAGGTGCACTACCGGCGCCACGTCGTGGGTTTCGTCCGGCAGCAGGCCGCGCGCAACCTGGTGCCGTACCTCACGGCCGCCCAGGTCGTCGACCTGCCCATGACCATCGCCGGGACGCCCCGAGCACGACGACACGAGCGCACGACCGAGCTGCTGGAGCTCCTCGGCGTCTCGCACTGCGCCGACCGGCGCCCGCTGGAGATGTCCGGTGGCGAGCAGCAACGGGTCTCGATCGCCGTGGCCCTCGCCAACGAGCCGCGTCTCCTGCTGGCCGACGAGCCCACGGGCGAGCTCGACAGCGAGACCGGGGCCGAGGTGTTCGCGGCGCTGAGGACGGCCAACCGCGAGCTGGGCGCCACGGTGGTCGTCGTCACCCACGACGCGGGTGTGAGCGAGCAGGTGGCGCGCACGGTGGCGATCCGGGACGGGCGCACCAGCAGCGAGGTCCTCCGCAGCCACGAGACGGCAGGCACGCCCGGCACGGCGGAGGAGTTCGCCGTGATGGATCGGTCCGGTCGGGTGCAGCTGCCCCGTGAGTACCGCGAGGCGCTCAACCTGACCCGCCGCGTCCGGCTGGCGCTCGCCGACGACCACGTGCAGATCCGCTCGGACCGCGACGAGGGTGCATGA
- a CDS encoding DNA polymerase ligase N-terminal domain-containing protein, with protein MTSRFVLHDHRKPSPHFDLRLEEDGVLRSWAVPKGLPDDSAHDRLAVIVGDHDLDHVAYEDEHKTIADEGTWEEHDRDERRFVFSLHGRDGVRRYALIHTGGNQWLLHLTKEQPRSG; from the coding sequence ATGACGTCGCGCTTCGTGCTGCACGACCACCGCAAGCCCAGCCCGCACTTCGACCTGCGGCTCGAGGAGGACGGCGTGCTGCGCAGCTGGGCGGTGCCGAAGGGCCTGCCCGACGACAGCGCGCACGACCGGCTCGCGGTGATCGTCGGGGACCACGACCTCGACCACGTGGCCTACGAGGACGAGCACAAGACCATCGCCGACGAGGGGACCTGGGAGGAGCACGACCGCGACGAGCGACGGTTCGTGTTCTCGCTGCACGGGCGCGACGGCGTACGTCGCTATGCGCTCATCCACACCGGCGGGAACCAGTGGCTGCTCCACCTGACGAAGGAGCAGCCGCGTTCCGGGTGA